TCTGTTAGAGCAACGTTAACAATACTGGTATCAATTACTTCTAAAATCGCACCAAGGGAAGCCGTAAAAGCGATCGCCCACTTCAATGGCCCGTGGACATAACCAAATTGGTCAAAACTAGAACGTTTAATGTTGGTAGCCATCAATAATACTAATTTGTAATTAAGAAGCCCAGATGAAATCCAACTTTCTTTTCGATAATTGGTATCAGAGCGATCGCAAAGCTAAAAATAGGCACTTTATCTATACGATACGGTAGCGTATCATATAAAAAAGGTCAAGGAAAGCAGCAGCGATCCCATTCCCCATTCCCCATTCCCCATTCCCCATTCCCCATGTCAAGTTCTTCTGGACGCCCACGTAGCATCCACGCCGACCAAGCCATTCTGCAAGCGACCCTAGATTTGCTTGCAGAGGTAGGATATGAAAGCATGAGTATAGAAGCGATCGCTTCCCGTGCTGGAGTTGGTAAAACGACCATCTATCGGCGTTACACTTCCAAAGAAGAATTAGTTGCAGACGCGATCGAAAGTTTGAGAGATGATTTAGTGATCCCCGATACTGATAGCTTTTGGGGAGACATGGATATCCTGATTAATAATGCCGCCAAAAAAATAGATAGTCCTCTTGGTCGTCAGACACTTGCGCTGATAATTAGTACAGCATCTAGCAATCCTCAGTTTGCAGAGGTTTACTGGACAAAATATACAAAACTCCGACGTGAAGCCTTTTCTAAAATACTTGAGCGTGCCAAGTCCAGAGGCGAAATTCACAAGGATGCAGACGTAGAACTAATTATCGACCTTGTAAGCGGGTCACTATATTATGCACTGATCTTCAAACCCACAACGGAGCCAGTAGAAGCATACATGCGCCGCACCATGAATCTTTTGATAAAGGGAGTAGGGAGTAGGGAGTAGGGAATAGGGAGTACGGGAGACGGAATAACCAATGCCCATTCCCCATTCCCCATTCCCCATCCCCCATTCCCCATTCCCCATTCCAACTTGTTAGCAAAATAACTTTTCACTATAGGTCATAAATGAGATGATGGAGAAATTAGAGAAAAAGGTGAACAATTGTTATTTTTCCCTTCCGCTTCTGGTTGCAGATGGCATCACAGTATTGAATGAGGGTTGTCAAGCGATCGCTAATCGTTTGAAGTCTCGTTTGTACAGTAGATGCTTGCCGCGCTCCTTGCAAAAACATCACATCTATTGCCAAAAGGCGCAATTGCTTGCTCATCTCCGTTTGATAAGACTGCACTCGCCAGTTTTCATCAGCCAAAGGCACAATCTGTTGCCCGAAAAATTGCTGCAACGTGGCTACATGCTGCCGCAGTTCTGGCGCAACGATTTGGGTAGTTGTGGCATCGGAGCGTAATTGCTCTAATAAAGTTACGAATGCCAGATATTTATCACGGTTTAAAGACATCCAGTGCTAGTTAAGATAGTATTAATGTCAAGTAATTTTTCTTCTACAATAAACTTTCTTAAAGACTTATCAGCATTAAAAGCCTCAAATCGTGATTTGGGGCTTTGTTTGCCATCAATGGATTTTCTTTCTTTAACGATCCTTGAAACTCAAACTGGATGACTACCAGACGCTCCTGCGTACCTAACGCTACGCTATTGCAATTGGAGAAATCCTTACACTGCTTTTTCACCCTTTTTTAGGCAACAGCATCTTTTCAGGGCGATGCTGCTAGTTTTATTATCATTCACTTATCTACCGATCCTCTCTAAACCCAAATTGTATGAGCAGTATAGCGATAAATTCATCAGTTGACCTTGCCATTCCCGAATGGTTAAAAAAATGTTTGAAGGAGTCATCGACAAGTAGCGGCGCAGGAGAAGATGACCGAAGGCATAATGATGCCGTCTTAATTGGTCGGGCATTTGAATTTGCTTACCAACTACATCAAGGTCAATACCGCAAATCTGGAGAACCATACATCGCTCATCCCATTGCTGTGGCTGAATTGCTGCGTGACTTGGGAGGCAGTGCTGCTATGATAGCAGCTGGATTTCTCCATGATGTCGTTGAAGATACAGAAGTTACAAGTCAAGAAATAGAAGAACGCTTTGGCCCAGAAGTGCGGCAATTGGTTGAAGGCGTCACCAAGCTTTCTAAAATCAATTTCACTAGCAAAACCGAAAGCCAAGCCGAAAACTTCCGGCGGATGTTTTTGGCAATGGCGCAAGATATTCGGGTAATTGTGGTGAAATTGGCAGATCGTTTGCATAATATGCGAACTTTACAATATATGTCAGAAGCCAGCCGCCGCCGCAGTGCCCAGGAAACGCGAGATATATTCGCACCTTTAGCCAATCGCTTGGGGATTTGGCGAATTAAATGGGAACTGGAAGATTTGGCTTTTAAATATTTGGAACCAGAAGCTTTTCGCGAAATGCAGGAGCATGTTTCCGAAAAACGGACGGCGCGAGAAGAGAAGTTGGCCAAAGCTACAGATATTTTGCGAGAACGTTTGCAGCAAGCCGGAATCCACTTTCAAGATATCAGCGGTCGTCCCAAACACCTTTATAGCATTTACCAAAAAATGCACCGCCAGCAAAAGGAATTTCATGAAATTTACGATTTGGCAGCGCTGCGAATAATTGTTCAAACCAATGAAGAATGCTATCGGGCGTTGGCGGTAGTTCATGATGCTTTTCGCCCAATTCCTGGGAGATTTAAGGACTATATTGGACTGCCAAAGCCTAACCGTTACCAGTCATTGCATACTGGGGTGATTGGATTAACTGGCCGTCCTTTAGAGGTGCAAATTCGGACAATCGAAATGCATCATATCGCCGAGTATGGGATTGCCGCTCATTGGAAGTATAAAGAAACAGGTGGTTCTAGCATTAGCCATTTGACAGGCACAGATGACAAATTTACTTGGCTGCGGCAACTGCTAGAATGGCAAACCGATCTTAAGGATGCACAAGAATATCTTGATAGCGTCAAAGATAATTTATTTGAAGATGATGTCTATGTCTTCACCCCTAAGGGGGATGTTGTTCCTTTAAGTCCTGGTGCTACCACTGTAGATTTTGCTTATCGCATTCATACAGAAGTCGGAAACCACTGTTCAGGGGCGCGGGTGAATGGGCGAATGGTGCCACTGTCAACGCGGCTGCACAATGGCGATATTGTAGAAGTTCTCACCCAAAAGAACTGCCATCCGAGTTTAGATTGGTTGAACTTTGTCAGAACTTCGGCAGCAAAATATCGGATTAAACAATGGTACAAGCGATCGCGCCGGGAAGAAAATGTCGCCCGTGGA
This portion of the Nostoc sp. GT001 genome encodes:
- a CDS encoding TetR/AcrR family transcriptional regulator gives rise to the protein MSSSSGRPRSIHADQAILQATLDLLAEVGYESMSIEAIASRAGVGKTTIYRRYTSKEELVADAIESLRDDLVIPDTDSFWGDMDILINNAAKKIDSPLGRQTLALIISTASSNPQFAEVYWTKYTKLRREAFSKILERAKSRGEIHKDADVELIIDLVSGSLYYALIFKPTTEPVEAYMRRTMNLLIKGVGSRE
- the patD gene encoding heterocyst frequency control protein PatD, with translation MSLNRDKYLAFVTLLEQLRSDATTTQIVAPELRQHVATLQQFFGQQIVPLADENWRVQSYQTEMSKQLRLLAIDVMFLQGARQASTVQTRLQTISDRLTTLIQYCDAICNQKRKGKITIVHLFL
- a CDS encoding bifunctional (p)ppGpp synthetase/guanosine-3',5'-bis(diphosphate) 3'-pyrophosphohydrolase; translated protein: MSSIAINSSVDLAIPEWLKKCLKESSTSSGAGEDDRRHNDAVLIGRAFEFAYQLHQGQYRKSGEPYIAHPIAVAELLRDLGGSAAMIAAGFLHDVVEDTEVTSQEIEERFGPEVRQLVEGVTKLSKINFTSKTESQAENFRRMFLAMAQDIRVIVVKLADRLHNMRTLQYMSEASRRRSAQETRDIFAPLANRLGIWRIKWELEDLAFKYLEPEAFREMQEHVSEKRTAREEKLAKATDILRERLQQAGIHFQDISGRPKHLYSIYQKMHRQQKEFHEIYDLAALRIIVQTNEECYRALAVVHDAFRPIPGRFKDYIGLPKPNRYQSLHTGVIGLTGRPLEVQIRTIEMHHIAEYGIAAHWKYKETGGSSISHLTGTDDKFTWLRQLLEWQTDLKDAQEYLDSVKDNLFEDDVYVFTPKGDVVPLSPGATTVDFAYRIHTEVGNHCSGARVNGRMVPLSTRLHNGDIVEVLTQKNCHPSLDWLNFVRTSAAKYRIKQWYKRSRREENVARGRELLEKELGKTGFDSLLKSDAMQIVAEKCNYHSVEDLLAGLGYGEITLNLVLNRWREVAKGQQPVSTVSPFIPKEASTSKALRDAPATTSRSTDSPIFGVEGLVYYLAGCCTPIPGEPIIGVVTRGRGISIHRQGCHNLETVEYERLVPVRWNPAAESSGRPHTYPVDVQIEALDRVGVLKDILSRLSDQGINVRHAQVKTSTGQPALIDLGIDIRDRSQLEQVFVQIKKMSDILNIRRVGQIDE